A part of Streptomyces sp. NBC_01451 genomic DNA contains:
- the uvrA gene encoding excinuclease ABC subunit UvrA, which produces MADRLIVRGAREHNLKNVSLDLPRDSLIVFTGLSGSGKSSLAFDTIFAEGQRRYVESLSSYARQFLGQMDKPDVDFIEGLSPAVSIDQKSTSRNPRSTVGTITEVYDYLRLLFARIGKPHCPECRRPISRQSPQAIVDRVLELPEGSRFQVLSPLVRERKGEFVDLFADLQTKGYSRARVDGETIQLSDPPTLKKQEKHTIEVVIDRLTVKDTAKRRLTDSVETALGLAGGMVVLDFVDLPEDDPERERMYSEHLYCPYDDLSFEELEPRSFSFNSPFGACPDCSGIGTRMEVDPELIVPDEDKSLDEGAIHPWSHGHTKDYFSRLITALADALGFRTDIPFAGLPQRARKALLHGHKTQIEVRYRNRYGRERVYTTPFEGAVPFVKRRHSESESDASRERFEGYMREVPCPTCEGTRLKPIVLAVTVMERSIAEVAAMSISDCADFLAELKLDDRDKKIAERVLKEVNERLKFLVDVGLDYLSLNRAAGTLSGGEAQRIRLATQIGSGLVGVLYVLDEPSIGLHQRDNHRLIETLVRLRDMGNTLIVVEHDEDTIKVADWIVDIGPGAGEHGGKVVHSGSLKELLANEESMTGQYLSGRKAIPLPGIRRPLDPSRRLTVHGARENNLQDIDVSFPLGVLTAVTGVSGSGKSTLVNDILYTHLARELNGARSVPGRHTRVDGDDLVDKVVHVDQSPIGRTPRSNPATYTGVFDHVRRLFAETVEAKVRGYLPGRFSFNVKGGRCENCAGDGTIKIEMNFLPDVYVPCEVCHGARYNRETLEVHYKGKSIADILNMPIEEACHFFEAVPAIARHLNTLHDVGLGYVRLGQSATTLSGGEAQRVKLASELQKRSTGRTVYVLDEPTTGLHFEDISKLLKVLSGLVDKGNTVIVIEHNLDVIKTADWVVDMGPEGGAGGGLVVAEGTPEEIAGVATSHTGKFLREILGAERVSDATSVKAPRKAPAKKAVAARPAATKTAGATKKAAPVKKTTTRARKA; this is translated from the coding sequence GTGGCCGACCGTCTCATCGTCCGTGGCGCGCGCGAGCACAATCTCAAGAATGTCTCGCTCGACCTCCCGCGCGACTCGCTCATCGTCTTCACGGGCCTTTCCGGGTCGGGCAAGTCCTCCCTGGCCTTCGACACGATCTTCGCCGAGGGCCAGCGCCGCTACGTCGAGTCGCTCTCGTCGTACGCCCGCCAGTTCCTCGGCCAGATGGACAAGCCGGACGTCGACTTCATCGAGGGCCTCTCCCCGGCCGTCTCGATCGACCAGAAGTCGACCTCGCGCAACCCGCGCTCGACGGTGGGCACCATCACCGAGGTCTACGACTACCTGCGTCTCCTCTTCGCGCGCATCGGCAAGCCGCACTGTCCCGAGTGCCGTCGCCCCATCTCCCGTCAGTCGCCGCAGGCCATCGTCGACAGGGTCCTGGAGCTGCCGGAGGGCAGCCGCTTCCAGGTGCTGTCGCCGCTGGTACGGGAACGCAAGGGCGAGTTCGTCGACCTGTTCGCGGACCTCCAGACCAAGGGCTACTCCCGCGCGCGGGTGGACGGCGAGACGATCCAGCTGTCCGACCCGCCCACGCTGAAGAAGCAGGAGAAGCACACCATCGAGGTGGTCATCGACCGCCTCACGGTCAAGGACACCGCCAAGCGCCGTCTCACCGACTCCGTGGAGACCGCCCTCGGACTCGCCGGCGGCATGGTCGTGCTCGACTTCGTCGACCTCCCCGAGGACGACCCCGAGCGCGAGCGCATGTACTCGGAGCACCTGTACTGCCCGTACGACGACCTGTCCTTCGAGGAACTGGAGCCCCGCTCCTTCTCCTTCAACTCGCCCTTCGGCGCCTGCCCCGACTGCTCGGGCATCGGCACGCGCATGGAGGTCGACCCCGAGCTGATCGTCCCGGACGAGGACAAGTCCCTCGACGAGGGCGCCATCCACCCCTGGTCGCACGGCCACACCAAGGACTACTTCAGCCGCCTCATCACCGCTCTCGCGGACGCGCTGGGATTCCGTACGGACATTCCCTTCGCGGGCCTCCCGCAGCGCGCCAGGAAGGCGCTCCTGCACGGCCACAAAACCCAGATCGAGGTCCGCTACCGCAACCGGTACGGCAGGGAGCGCGTGTACACCACGCCCTTCGAGGGCGCCGTTCCGTTCGTGAAGCGGCGGCACAGCGAGTCCGAGAGCGACGCCAGCCGGGAGCGCTTCGAGGGCTACATGCGCGAGGTGCCCTGCCCCACCTGCGAGGGCACCCGCCTCAAGCCGATCGTCCTCGCGGTCACGGTCATGGAGAGGTCCATCGCCGAGGTCGCCGCGATGTCGATCAGCGACTGCGCGGACTTCCTGGCCGAGCTGAAGCTCGACGACCGCGACAAGAAGATCGCCGAGCGGGTGCTCAAGGAGGTCAACGAACGACTGAAGTTCCTGGTCGACGTCGGCCTCGACTACCTCTCGCTGAACCGCGCGGCCGGCACCCTGTCCGGCGGCGAGGCCCAGCGCATCCGCCTCGCGACCCAGATCGGCTCCGGACTCGTCGGTGTCCTCTACGTCCTCGACGAACCCTCCATCGGTCTGCACCAGCGCGACAACCACCGGCTGATCGAGACCCTGGTCCGGCTGCGGGACATGGGCAACACGCTCATCGTCGTCGAGCACGACGAGGACACCATCAAGGTCGCCGACTGGATCGTCGACATCGGCCCCGGCGCGGGCGAGCACGGCGGCAAGGTCGTGCACAGCGGCTCCCTGAAGGAACTGCTCGCCAACGAGGAGTCGATGACCGGGCAGTACCTGTCCGGCAGGAAGGCCATCCCGCTGCCCGGCATCCGGCGCCCGCTGGACCCCTCCCGCCGGCTCACCGTGCACGGGGCCCGGGAGAACAACCTGCAGGACATCGACGTGTCGTTCCCGCTGGGTGTCCTCACGGCCGTCACGGGGGTGTCCGGCTCCGGCAAGTCGACGCTGGTCAACGACATCCTGTATACGCACCTCGCCCGCGAACTGAACGGCGCCCGCAGTGTGCCCGGCCGCCACACGCGCGTGGACGGCGACGACCTCGTCGACAAGGTCGTGCACGTCGACCAGTCGCCCATCGGCCGCACCCCGCGGTCGAACCCGGCGACGTACACCGGTGTCTTCGACCACGTCCGCAGGCTGTTCGCGGAGACCGTCGAGGCGAAGGTGCGGGGCTATCTGCCCGGCCGCTTCTCCTTCAACGTCAAGGGCGGACGCTGCGAGAACTGCGCGGGCGACGGCACCATCAAGATCGAGATGAACTTCCTCCCGGACGTGTACGTCCCGTGCGAGGTCTGCCACGGCGCCCGCTACAACCGGGAGACCCTGGAGGTCCACTACAAGGGCAAGTCCATCGCCGACATCCTGAACATGCCGATCGAGGAAGCCTGTCACTTCTTCGAGGCCGTGCCGGCGATCGCCCGCCACCTCAACACGCTGCACGACGTCGGCCTCGGCTATGTCCGGCTGGGCCAGTCCGCGACGACCCTGTCCGGCGGCGAGGCCCAGCGGGTGAAGCTCGCCAGCGAACTCCAGAAGCGCTCCACCGGCCGCACGGTGTACGTCCTGGACGAGCCGACCACCGGTCTGCACTTCGAGGACATCAGCAAGCTCCTCAAGGTTCTCTCCGGGCTGGTCGACAAGGGCAACACGGTCATCGTCATCGAGCACAACCTCGACGTCATCAAGACCGCCGACTGGGTCGTCGACATGGGCCCCGAGGGAGGCGCCGGCGGTGGTCTCGTCGTCGCCGAGGGCACGCCCGAGGAGATCGCCGGAGTCGCCACCAGCCACACCGGCAAGTTCCTGCGCGAGATCCTGGGCGCCGAGCGGGTCAGTGACGCCACCTCGGTGAAGGCACCGCGCAAGGCGCCCGCCAAGAAGGCGGTGGCGGCCAGGCCGGCGGCGACGAAGACGGCCGGAGCCACGAAGAAGGCCGCTCCGGTGAAGAAGACGACGACTCGGGCCCGCAAGGCCTGA
- a CDS encoding carbohydrate kinase family protein, with the protein MIVVAGEALIDLVPRAPGALADLRPALGGGPYNTAVALGRLGSPTAFCSRVSSDAFGEALLDGLRGAGVDVSSVQRGDEPTTLAVASIGADGSAAYSFYVEGTADRLFTAPVQLPGTARAVSFGTCSLVLEPGASAYEELLRSAAAQGVFTALDPNIRAVLIPDADAYRARFASWLPSVSLLKLSEEDAKWLGGTPWEWLAAGPSAVVVTRGGDGLTVFTRDGAEHSVPGEEIDVVDTIGAGDTVNAALLHGLSARDALSPAALAGLGADGWTDLLRLAARAAAITCSRAGAEPPYAAELGLL; encoded by the coding sequence ATGATCGTCGTCGCCGGTGAGGCACTCATCGACCTGGTACCGCGAGCGCCGGGCGCCCTCGCGGATCTGCGACCGGCGCTCGGTGGCGGTCCCTACAACACGGCGGTTGCTCTCGGCCGCCTCGGCTCCCCCACCGCGTTCTGTTCCCGCGTGTCGTCCGACGCGTTCGGCGAGGCGCTGCTCGACGGGTTGCGCGGCGCGGGCGTCGACGTGTCGTCCGTACAGCGTGGCGACGAGCCGACGACACTCGCGGTCGCCTCGATCGGTGCGGACGGCTCCGCCGCCTACTCCTTCTACGTCGAGGGCACCGCCGACCGGCTGTTCACGGCACCCGTCCAGCTCCCCGGCACGGCCCGGGCGGTGTCCTTCGGCACCTGCTCGCTGGTGCTGGAGCCGGGTGCGAGCGCGTACGAGGAACTGCTGCGGAGCGCTGCCGCACAGGGCGTGTTCACCGCGCTCGACCCGAACATCAGGGCGGTGCTGATCCCCGATGCGGACGCCTACCGGGCCCGCTTCGCGAGTTGGCTGCCCTCGGTGTCGCTGCTCAAGCTCTCGGAGGAGGACGCGAAGTGGCTCGGCGGGACTCCGTGGGAATGGCTGGCCGCCGGTCCCTCCGCCGTCGTGGTCACCCGGGGCGGCGACGGGCTGACCGTCTTCACCCGTGACGGCGCCGAACACTCCGTCCCCGGCGAGGAGATCGACGTCGTGGACACGATCGGCGCCGGCGACACCGTGAACGCGGCGCTGCTGCACGGCCTGTCGGCACGGGACGCGCTGTCCCCGGCGGCCCTGGCCGGCCTGGGCGCCGACGGCTGGACGGACCTGCTCCGTCTCGCGGCCCGCGCGGCGGCGATCACCTGCTCACGCGCGGGGGCGGAACCTCCGTACGCGGCCGAACTGGGCTTGCTGTAG
- a CDS encoding LacI family DNA-binding transcriptional regulator: MATMADVARHAGVSVATVSHVLNDTRTVRPATRQAVLDAIDVLGYTPNTLARSLVTARTRSIGLAVSAISNPYFTEILQGVEAGALEHGYSLLIADPHDDPEHERKVVQLLHERRVDGMIVAPSADPGALVAYLTRHDVPTVFLDRLLDTPSDSTPRFDQVCAENAEPMARLMAHLTALGHKRVGLVAGRPGLSTTAERIAGYRIGLASAGLPHDERLVAHGDSESEGGERATTALLSLAAPPTALVTANNAMTIGALRALRERDLTVPDDLALCCFDDFAWADLFSPRLTAIAQPGRDIGAQAVRLLLDRLADPDRPTRTVRLPCTFVHRESCGCADREHSENSRQAEKGPVS, translated from the coding sequence ATGGCGACGATGGCCGACGTGGCGCGGCATGCCGGCGTGTCCGTGGCGACCGTCTCCCACGTGCTGAACGACACCCGTACCGTGCGCCCCGCGACCCGGCAGGCGGTCCTCGACGCCATCGACGTGCTGGGCTACACCCCGAACACGCTGGCCCGTTCCCTGGTCACCGCGCGGACGCGGTCCATCGGACTGGCGGTTTCGGCGATCAGCAACCCGTACTTCACGGAGATCCTCCAGGGTGTCGAGGCCGGTGCTCTGGAACACGGCTACAGCCTCCTCATCGCCGACCCGCACGACGACCCCGAGCACGAGCGCAAGGTCGTCCAGCTGCTGCACGAGCGGCGCGTGGACGGCATGATCGTCGCCCCGTCGGCGGATCCCGGCGCCCTGGTGGCCTACCTGACCCGGCACGACGTACCGACGGTGTTCCTCGACCGGCTGCTCGACACGCCTTCGGACAGCACCCCGCGTTTCGACCAGGTCTGCGCCGAGAACGCCGAACCCATGGCCCGGCTGATGGCCCACCTCACCGCACTCGGCCACAAACGCGTCGGTCTGGTGGCGGGCCGTCCCGGCCTCAGCACGACGGCGGAACGGATCGCCGGCTACCGCATCGGCCTCGCGTCCGCCGGGCTGCCCCACGACGAACGCCTGGTGGCCCATGGCGACTCCGAGTCGGAGGGTGGCGAGCGGGCCACCACCGCCCTGCTCTCCCTCGCCGCGCCGCCGACCGCCCTCGTCACGGCCAACAACGCGATGACCATCGGGGCCCTGCGCGCCCTGCGCGAGCGGGACCTCACCGTGCCGGACGACCTGGCCCTGTGCTGCTTCGACGACTTCGCCTGGGCCGACCTGTTCTCCCCCCGGCTCACCGCGATCGCACAGCCCGGCAGGGACATCGGCGCGCAGGCCGTACGTCTGCTCCTGGACCGGCTGGCCGACCCGGACCGCCCGACACGCACCGTGCGACTTCCGTGCACGTTCGTTCACCGCGAGTCGTGCGGATGTGCCGACCGGGAGCACTCCGAGAACTCCCGCCAGGCCGAGAAAGGACCCGTTTCATGA